A genomic segment from Burkholderia plantarii encodes:
- a CDS encoding TonB-dependent receptor — MRINVLPATPRSPISLGCLALVALCALPAAALAQTTPSATQPTAASGATALPAIAVQGKAEELPGDLSPAYAGGQVARGANYGMLGKQRNIDVPFSMTTYTSKLIEDQQARTLADVLDNDPGVRTAYGYGNFSQVFVIRGFELNGDDVSLNGLYGVTPRQLVATDAVDRVDVLKGANAFLSGASPTGSAVGGGINLQLKRAEDKPLTRVTVDGGTGGEIAEHIDVGRRFGSEGQFGIRANQATSTGDTDVDGEYHRSSTQALALDWRGDKLRLYADFLHQRQRVDDGRPVVYVTGSSVPAPPSASYNYSQNWAYSDLEDTVGMLRAEYDFAPGWTAYAAGGARHTDEWGEYYSPTYGAGGATTGSRLGVPHKEDAESAEAGVRGRFATGPVTHMVSVGAAYTRLNSQSAYTFSSSFPTSLYNTVQVPYPATIGSGGNLRDPGTVAMTWTRSVAVSDTLGFLNDRVLFTIGARRQSIAVTNYAYTGGPTTVYDQSITTPVFGLVVKPTANLAFYANRTEALTQGDSAPTTAINFGQALAPYRSKQYEVGAKYDTDRFGAAFALFQIEKPMAYTDPNTLVFAADGTQRHRGIEASINGEPLKGLRLIAGASYIDATLQDTSGGTNDGNRPIGVPKFTFTANAEYDLPFLTGATLTARWIHTSPEYLNVANTLSIPSWNRFDLGARYQTELFKKQTTFRVMVRNVANKSYWASAVGGYLTQGAPRSIWLSMTTDF, encoded by the coding sequence ATGCGAATCAACGTCTTGCCTGCCACGCCTCGTTCACCGATTTCCCTCGGTTGCCTCGCCCTCGTCGCCCTGTGCGCCCTGCCTGCCGCCGCGCTGGCGCAAACCACCCCGTCCGCGACGCAACCCACGGCGGCCAGCGGCGCCACCGCGCTGCCGGCCATCGCCGTGCAGGGCAAGGCCGAGGAACTGCCCGGCGACCTCTCGCCCGCCTACGCCGGCGGCCAGGTCGCGCGCGGCGCCAACTACGGCATGCTCGGCAAGCAGCGCAACATCGACGTGCCGTTCAGCATGACGACCTACACCTCGAAGCTGATCGAGGACCAGCAGGCACGCACGCTCGCCGACGTGCTCGACAACGATCCGGGCGTGCGCACCGCCTACGGCTACGGCAACTTCTCGCAGGTGTTCGTGATCCGCGGCTTCGAGCTGAACGGCGACGACGTCTCGCTGAACGGCCTGTACGGCGTGACGCCGCGCCAGCTGGTGGCCACCGACGCGGTCGATCGCGTGGACGTGCTGAAGGGCGCCAACGCGTTCCTGAGCGGCGCCTCGCCGACCGGCTCCGCGGTGGGCGGCGGCATCAACCTGCAGTTGAAGCGCGCCGAGGACAAGCCGCTCACGCGCGTGACGGTGGACGGCGGCACCGGCGGCGAGATCGCCGAGCACATCGACGTGGGCCGCCGCTTCGGCAGCGAGGGGCAGTTCGGGATTCGCGCCAACCAGGCCACCAGCACCGGCGACACCGACGTGGACGGCGAATACCACCGCAGCAGCACGCAGGCGCTGGCGCTCGACTGGCGCGGCGACAAGCTGCGCCTGTACGCCGACTTCCTGCACCAGCGCCAGCGCGTCGACGACGGCCGCCCGGTAGTCTACGTGACCGGCAGCTCGGTCCCGGCGCCGCCGTCGGCCAGCTACAACTACTCGCAGAACTGGGCCTATTCGGATCTCGAGGACACGGTCGGCATGCTGCGCGCCGAATACGACTTCGCGCCGGGCTGGACCGCCTACGCGGCCGGCGGCGCACGCCACACCGACGAGTGGGGCGAATACTATTCGCCGACCTACGGCGCGGGCGGCGCCACCACCGGCTCGCGCCTGGGCGTGCCGCACAAGGAAGACGCGGAATCGGCCGAAGCCGGCGTGCGCGGCCGCTTCGCGACCGGCCCGGTCACTCACATGGTGTCGGTCGGCGCCGCCTACACGCGCCTGAACTCGCAGTCGGCCTACACGTTCTCGAGCTCGTTCCCGACCTCGCTCTACAACACCGTGCAGGTGCCGTATCCGGCCACGATCGGCTCGGGCGGCAATCTCCGCGATCCCGGCACGGTGGCGATGACCTGGACGCGCAGCGTCGCCGTGTCCGACACGCTCGGCTTCCTGAACGACCGCGTGCTGTTCACGATCGGCGCGCGCCGCCAGTCGATCGCGGTCACCAACTACGCCTACACCGGCGGCCCGACCACCGTCTACGACCAGTCGATCACGACGCCGGTGTTCGGCCTCGTCGTCAAGCCGACCGCGAATCTCGCGTTCTACGCGAACCGCACCGAGGCGCTGACGCAGGGCGACAGCGCGCCGACCACCGCGATCAACTTCGGCCAGGCGCTCGCGCCGTATCGCTCGAAGCAGTATGAAGTCGGCGCCAAGTACGACACCGACCGGTTCGGCGCCGCGTTCGCGCTGTTCCAGATCGAAAAGCCGATGGCCTACACCGATCCGAACACGCTGGTGTTCGCCGCCGACGGCACGCAGCGCCATCGCGGCATCGAGGCGTCGATCAACGGCGAACCGCTCAAGGGCCTGCGCCTGATCGCCGGCGCCAGCTACATCGACGCGACGCTGCAGGACACCTCGGGCGGCACCAACGACGGCAACCGCCCGATCGGCGTGCCGAAGTTCACGTTCACCGCGAACGCCGAGTACGACCTGCCGTTCCTGACCGGCGCCACGCTGACGGCGCGCTGGATCCACACCAGCCCGGAATACCTCAACGTGGCCAACACGCTGTCGATCCCGTCGTGGAACCGCTTCGACCTCGGCGCGCGCTACCAGACCGAGCTGTTCAAGAAGCAGACCACCTTCCGCGTGATGGTGCGCAACGTCGCCAACAAGTCGTACTGGGCGTCGGCGGTGGGCGGTTACCTGACGCAGGGCGCGCCGCGCTCGATCTGGCTGTCGATGACGACCGACTTCTGA
- a CDS encoding putative bifunctional diguanylate cyclase/phosphodiesterase, with amino-acid sequence MRLSGWASGFRQLAGGRRFDRWFDVFSIHLVPALLVISTVLFLTISPSSDGIIDATPLGFRAWLDRGGEASPADALAAARDAPVTTRFGTRLSEQPVWMLLDPGAQPMASMAASASGTTPALHDPHDPHDYLAFPSRHARSLSCWNARTLAPLGNAERIATHGALRAAGTGFALRLDALAAPGAPDEPAPVLCRGLYGGPAYVTASRLSRAALVETRLQFERNASLISGGLLTLAVFIFVIALINREWTYIVFAVWLVGNQRLAANALGFDDVWLDHLLSPAWIDLIRQVTFAVYYMVTVSLFVRLFRRELAQLPLQWLLKAVQIGGGVLLPLAFVLPYRWFIPLLWTLAGAGMLVLLLLLGQMLWRARTRTMIWYAASLSVVLFAILSEVFSAALGTRLLFGGLNPVATSLASSMLAAFAIAEQLRADRRRRRKSESDLRNTYALTPIGLFTLDPGGRFTRANPALLSMLSLEHDAYRMRYWTEFFDAGAWGRLCELARQDGAGAIEINGSAAVGTAQRRYSVRAIFSEDAYEGSIEEVTERAEALERLHFLADHDSLTGALNRRGIERRLEALAGTRARWSVAYVDLEPFKVINDMFGHAAGDEVLCQLVARMTGCLARRGVIGRIGGDEFVCVFAEIDVDEAAALCAQLAETISAQPYQIGNRTVRVRASIGVVECLPTMSVHDMIAHADLACRESKRDGTGRMIVYRSDSRDFERRMRDIALIGTLSEDAIPEGLVLAMQPIVSVTHAGEALDFEVLLRLKREDGTILSAADFIDAVERLGTIGAIDLWVLSSVLDWVERNQARLAKTRFICVNLSGASLNDERIVAEMFRRLEAHASIAHLLCLEITETVALHDLKTSQHFVARAHDMGIRIALDDFGAGHTSFKYLKALSADALKIDGEFVRTMCEHPADIAIVESIVDLAKNLGMRTIAEWVEDTRTFEALRAIGVDYVQGYAVGRPVPPEQILAADSGLDFVPIDAIRHALAEPASANASRDDA; translated from the coding sequence ATGCGGCTGTCAGGATGGGCATCAGGGTTCAGACAGCTGGCTGGCGGACGTCGCTTCGACCGCTGGTTCGACGTTTTCTCGATCCATCTGGTGCCCGCGCTGCTGGTGATATCGACCGTGCTGTTCCTGACGATCTCGCCATCGAGCGACGGCATCATCGATGCGACGCCGCTCGGCTTTCGCGCCTGGCTCGACCGCGGCGGCGAGGCCTCGCCGGCCGACGCGCTGGCTGCCGCGCGCGACGCGCCCGTCACGACGCGCTTCGGCACGCGCCTGTCCGAGCAGCCGGTCTGGATGCTGCTCGATCCCGGCGCCCAACCGATGGCCTCGATGGCCGCATCCGCCAGCGGCACCACTCCCGCTTTGCACGACCCGCATGATCCGCACGACTACCTGGCGTTCCCCTCGCGGCACGCCCGCTCGCTGTCGTGCTGGAACGCCCGCACGCTGGCGCCGCTCGGCAACGCCGAACGGATCGCGACGCACGGCGCGCTGCGCGCGGCCGGCACCGGCTTCGCGCTGCGGCTCGACGCGCTTGCCGCCCCCGGCGCACCAGATGAACCGGCGCCGGTGCTGTGCCGCGGCCTGTACGGCGGCCCGGCCTATGTGACGGCGAGCCGGCTGTCGCGCGCCGCGCTGGTGGAGACGCGCCTGCAGTTCGAGCGCAACGCCTCGCTGATCAGCGGCGGCTTGCTCACGCTGGCGGTCTTCATCTTCGTGATCGCGCTGATCAATCGCGAATGGACCTACATCGTGTTCGCGGTCTGGCTGGTGGGCAACCAGCGGCTCGCCGCGAACGCGCTCGGCTTCGACGACGTCTGGCTCGACCACCTGCTCTCGCCGGCCTGGATCGACCTGATCCGGCAGGTGACGTTCGCGGTCTACTACATGGTCACGGTCTCGCTGTTCGTGCGGCTGTTCCGGCGCGAGCTGGCGCAGCTGCCGCTGCAGTGGCTGCTCAAGGCGGTGCAGATCGGCGGCGGCGTGCTGCTGCCGCTCGCGTTCGTGCTGCCGTACCGCTGGTTCATCCCGCTGCTCTGGACGCTGGCGGGCGCGGGCATGCTGGTGCTGCTGCTGTTGCTCGGGCAGATGCTGTGGCGCGCGCGCACGCGCACCATGATCTGGTACGCCGCGTCGCTGAGCGTCGTGCTGTTCGCGATCCTCTCGGAAGTGTTCTCGGCCGCGCTCGGCACGCGGCTGCTGTTCGGCGGGCTGAACCCGGTGGCCACCTCGCTCGCCTCGAGCATGCTCGCGGCGTTCGCGATCGCCGAGCAGCTGCGCGCCGACCGCCGGCGCCGCCGCAAGTCCGAATCCGATCTGCGCAACACCTACGCGCTCACGCCGATCGGCCTGTTCACGCTCGATCCGGGCGGCCGCTTCACGCGCGCCAACCCGGCGCTGCTGTCGATGCTGTCGCTGGAGCACGACGCCTATCGCATGCGCTACTGGACCGAGTTCTTCGACGCCGGCGCCTGGGGGCGCCTCTGCGAACTCGCGCGGCAGGACGGCGCGGGCGCGATCGAGATCAACGGCTCGGCCGCGGTCGGCACCGCGCAGCGCCGCTATTCGGTGCGCGCGATCTTTTCCGAGGATGCCTACGAAGGCTCGATCGAGGAGGTGACCGAGCGCGCCGAGGCGCTGGAGCGGCTGCATTTCCTGGCCGACCACGATTCGCTGACGGGCGCGCTGAACCGGCGCGGCATCGAGCGCCGGCTGGAGGCGCTGGCCGGCACGCGCGCGCGCTGGTCGGTCGCCTACGTCGATCTCGAGCCGTTCAAGGTGATCAACGACATGTTCGGCCACGCGGCCGGCGACGAGGTGCTCTGCCAGCTGGTCGCGCGCATGACGGGCTGCCTCGCGCGGCGCGGCGTGATCGGCCGGATCGGCGGCGACGAGTTCGTCTGCGTGTTCGCCGAGATCGACGTGGACGAGGCCGCCGCGCTCTGCGCGCAGCTCGCCGAGACGATCAGCGCGCAGCCCTATCAGATCGGCAACCGCACCGTGCGCGTGCGCGCCTCGATCGGCGTGGTGGAGTGCCTGCCGACGATGTCGGTCCACGACATGATCGCGCACGCCGACCTGGCCTGCCGCGAATCGAAGCGCGACGGCACCGGCCGGATGATCGTCTACCGCAGCGATTCGCGCGACTTCGAACGCCGCATGCGCGACATCGCGCTGATCGGCACGCTCAGCGAGGATGCGATCCCCGAGGGGCTGGTGCTCGCGATGCAGCCGATCGTGTCGGTCACGCACGCGGGCGAGGCGCTCGATTTCGAGGTGCTGCTGCGCCTGAAGCGCGAGGACGGCACGATCCTCAGCGCGGCCGACTTCATCGACGCGGTCGAGCGGCTCGGCACCATCGGCGCGATCGATCTGTGGGTGCTGTCGTCGGTGCTCGACTGGGTCGAGCGCAATCAGGCGAGGCTCGCCAAGACGCGCTTCATCTGCGTGAACCTGAGCGGCGCGTCGCTGAACGACGAGCGCATCGTGGCCGAGATGTTCCGGCGCCTGGAGGCGCACGCCTCGATCGCGCACCTGCTGTGCCTGGAGATCACCGAGACGGTCGCGCTGCACGACCTGAAGACGAGCCAGCACTTCGTGGCGCGCGCGCACGACATGGGGATCCGCATCGCGCTCGACGATTTCGGCGCGGGCCACACGTCGTTCAAGTACCTGAAGGCGTTGTCGGCCGACGCGCTGAAGATCGACGGCGAGTTCGTGCGGACCATGTGCGAGCATCCGGCCGACATCGCGATCGTCGAATCGATCGTCGATCTGGCCAAGAACCTCGGCATGCGCACCATCGCCGAGTGGGTCGAGGACACCCGGACCTTCGAGGCGCTGCGCGCGATCGGCGTGGACTACGTGCAGGGCTACGCGGTGGGCCGGCCGGTGCCGCCCGAGCAGATCCTCGCGGCCGACTCGGGGCTCGATTTCGTGCCGATCGACGCGATCCGCCACGCGCTGGCCGAGCCGGCGTCGGCGAATGCGTCGCGCGACGATGCGTGA
- a CDS encoding N-acyl amino acid synthase FeeM domain-containing protein, with translation MDRANPSFLVDESLLANPLTPPAELPSRSERLPFTIRAEAGDRGRDAVVLLAQSRLDHEPVGTMRIQSNAHGPLPLEASVALPPEMAGCRLAEATQLAVRDGLMGRAVKVALCKALLTYCRAAAIDWVVIATRAPLDRDFEAMLFDDVHGAHETFPMTHLDGQAHRLMAKRVASAQRRWAEVQHPLYGCMFETQHPDIDVTPRPSRASGHRPKGVDQIALLPDEN, from the coding sequence ATGGATCGCGCCAATCCGTCGTTTCTCGTAGACGAATCGCTGCTCGCGAATCCGCTCACCCCGCCCGCCGAACTGCCGTCGCGCAGCGAGCGGCTGCCTTTCACGATCCGTGCCGAGGCCGGCGACCGTGGCCGCGACGCGGTGGTCCTGCTGGCGCAGTCGCGGCTCGATCACGAGCCGGTCGGCACGATGCGCATCCAGAGCAATGCGCACGGGCCGCTGCCGCTCGAGGCGTCAGTGGCGCTGCCGCCGGAGATGGCGGGCTGCCGGCTCGCCGAGGCGACCCAGCTCGCGGTGCGCGACGGCCTGATGGGCCGCGCGGTCAAGGTGGCGCTCTGCAAGGCGCTCCTGACCTATTGCCGGGCGGCCGCGATCGACTGGGTCGTGATCGCCACGCGCGCGCCGCTCGACCGCGATTTCGAGGCGATGCTGTTCGACGACGTCCACGGCGCGCACGAAACCTTTCCGATGACGCATCTCGACGGCCAGGCGCACCGCCTGATGGCCAAGCGCGTGGCCTCGGCCCAGCGCCGCTGGGCCGAAGTCCAGCATCCGCTCTACGGCTGCATGTTCGAGACGCAGCACCCGGACATCGACGTCACCCCGCGCCCGTCGCGGGCTTCCGGTCATCGACCCAAAGGCGTTGATCAAATTGCATTACTTCCTGATGAGAATTAA